One Cohnella candidum genomic region harbors:
- a CDS encoding DUF6470 family protein, with protein MELLRLSIRSTPARLGIESPRGQLQMESKPAQLEISSPRVDMQIRQPRGELSIDASAAWLALGLGGPLETNTLKTQQANERTAEAIDRIVQKGNRMAQITNKSDAVVELAAGALIQDSEGIRIWGPASNMNVKMEYTPHPAEINAKPAHPDIQVHVNKPDIQYTPGKAKIYVEQMNSIRIWVSQYDLYA; from the coding sequence ATGGAGCTGCTCCGCTTGTCCATCCGTTCGACTCCGGCCCGTTTGGGCATCGAGAGTCCGCGCGGTCAACTGCAAATGGAATCCAAGCCGGCGCAGTTGGAAATCTCTTCGCCCAGGGTCGATATGCAAATCCGCCAGCCGAGGGGCGAATTGTCGATAGACGCGTCCGCGGCTTGGCTGGCTTTGGGGCTGGGCGGACCTTTGGAGACCAATACGCTGAAGACACAGCAAGCCAACGAGAGGACGGCCGAAGCGATCGATCGGATCGTGCAGAAAGGCAATCGGATGGCTCAGATCACGAACAAATCGGATGCGGTCGTGGAGCTCGCGGCGGGCGCCCTGATTCAGGATAGCGAGGGAATCCGGATTTGGGGTCCGGCGTCAAACATGAACGTCAAAATGGAATATACCCCCCATCCCGCGGAGATCAATGCGAAGCCGGCGCATCCGGATATCCAGGTTCATGTCAACAAGCCGGATATCCAGTATACGCCCGGCAAAGCGAAAATCTATGTCGAACAAATGAACTCGATTAGGATCTGGGTCAGCCAGTACGACCTTTACGCTTGA
- the fliW gene encoding flagellar assembly protein FliW, protein MFDSFYGKTISMGGSILGFAELSNFVLTPVDESDPNPSFAYLQSEEDPEIGFLVTDPFRFVSSFEIGLSSQEEEALGVEDLENVAVLAIVTIAEPFVRSTLNLLAPLLINTKNLKGKQVVLPPESPYSTKTLFLAGSATAEGGA, encoded by the coding sequence ATGTTTGATTCCTTTTACGGCAAGACGATATCGATGGGAGGTTCGATCTTAGGTTTTGCCGAGCTTTCCAACTTCGTTCTGACTCCGGTGGATGAGTCGGATCCGAATCCGTCATTTGCCTACCTGCAAAGCGAAGAAGATCCGGAGATCGGATTCCTCGTCACGGATCCGTTCCGGTTCGTGTCTTCTTTTGAAATCGGGCTCTCCAGCCAGGAAGAGGAAGCTCTCGGAGTTGAGGATCTCGAGAACGTAGCGGTTTTAGCCATCGTCACGATCGCGGAGCCTTTTGTTCGTTCGACCTTGAATTTACTGGCGCCGCTGCTCATTAATACGAAAAATCTCAAAGGCAAACAGGTCGTTCTGCCTCCGGAAAGTCCTTATTCCACCAAAACGCTCTTTCTGGCCGGCTCCGCAACCGCAGAAGGAGGTGCCTGA
- the flgM gene encoding flagellar biosynthesis anti-sigma factor FlgM codes for MKINDTQRIGSYRVYPQSSDVRTNGTAGKRQKDQVSFSAEAMELLGAQKNRTDDAARTQKIEKLKQEVSSGTYRVETGKLADKIAPFIYPVSGE; via the coding sequence GTGAAGATAAATGACACTCAGCGCATCGGAAGCTACCGGGTTTACCCGCAATCCTCCGACGTCCGCACGAACGGCACGGCCGGCAAACGCCAGAAGGACCAGGTCAGCTTTTCCGCAGAGGCCATGGAACTTCTGGGCGCCCAGAAGAATCGTACCGACGACGCGGCCCGCACTCAGAAAATCGAGAAGTTGAAGCAAGAGGTGTCTTCCGGTACGTACCGCGTCGAAACGGGAAAGCTGGCCGACAAGATCGCGCCGTTCATTTACCCGGTTTCCGGCGAATAA
- a CDS encoding TIGR03826 family flagellar region protein, translating to MSLSYCPRCSRLFARGMRDVCNNCVQEIEKEYERVANYLREHKGATIHEVSEETEVSVKQITKFIREGRISTENMPNLSVPCESCGLPIREGTMCDSCRAKLQRDMKNLQAGIQKAHTTNAPHDSKGNTSFQIRDRL from the coding sequence ATGAGCTTGTCCTACTGCCCACGTTGTTCTAGACTTTTTGCACGCGGGATGAGAGATGTCTGCAACAATTGCGTGCAGGAAATCGAGAAAGAATACGAACGGGTCGCGAATTACCTGAGAGAACATAAAGGCGCTACGATCCATGAGGTATCGGAAGAGACCGAGGTGTCGGTGAAGCAGATCACCAAGTTCATCCGTGAAGGCCGGATTTCGACCGAGAATATGCCGAACTTGTCCGTTCCTTGCGAGTCTTGCGGTTTGCCCATCCGGGAAGGCACGATGTGCGATTCTTGCCGGGCCAAACTCCAGAGAGACATGAAGAACCTTCAAGCCGGCATCCAGAAAGCACATACGACGAACGCACCCCACGATTCCAAGGGGAACACCTCATTTCAGATCCGCGATCGTCTTTAA
- a CDS encoding ComF family protein → MRELLALYKYRGSEKLEPLMGAILSAAYERICRELGTDGLSRSPFHAVTSVPLAKERLEERGFNQAERMASRVAKRYGVPYRQLLRRVRHTEKQSLKTRSTRLTDMRGNFQAVAESIGEWMKEVDGVPPARILLVDDVYTTGSTMNECASVLQNAFCESARGSQPRLEIYGLLWARS, encoded by the coding sequence ATGAGAGAACTGTTAGCCCTTTACAAGTATCGAGGGAGCGAAAAGCTGGAGCCGTTAATGGGCGCGATTTTGTCGGCGGCCTACGAGCGGATTTGCCGGGAGTTGGGAACGGACGGTTTGTCCCGCTCTCCGTTCCATGCCGTAACATCGGTACCGTTGGCAAAAGAGAGGCTGGAGGAGCGGGGGTTCAACCAGGCGGAACGCATGGCAAGCCGGGTTGCGAAGAGGTATGGGGTGCCTTATCGGCAACTGCTGCGTAGAGTGCGTCATACGGAGAAACAGAGTCTCAAGACCCGCAGCACTCGTCTGACGGACATGAGGGGAAACTTCCAAGCGGTTGCAGAATCCATAGGCGAGTGGATGAAAGAAGTAGATGGCGTTCCGCCTGCCCGCATTCTCCTCGTTGACGACGTTTATACCACGGGCAGCACCATGAACGAGTGCGCATCCGTTTTGCAAAACGCCTTTTGTGAATCAGCTCGAGGTTCTCAGCCCAGGCTCGAAATCTACGGTTTGTTGTGGGCCAGATCGTAG
- the flgK gene encoding flagellar hook-associated protein FlgK, with amino-acid sequence MRSTFHSIETAKRALFTQQAAIQTTGQNIANANTVGYSRQTVNMQATRPIEAIGMTHSTIPGQLGTGVEFTSITRIRDSFLDNQYRNQSQDQGKWSVQADTLDKLEAIFNEPNDTGIRTLFDNYWKGWSDLAKDPENVTARKVLRENAIALTDSINLASKQLSDMNRDLTDNIGVKASQINTLVGNIANLNYEISKIAAYGDNPNDLMDQRDVLTDQLSKIVNITVTNTAQGYNINMGGTALVTGDQAITVDAAGLEGAFGTDLTSGELYGMLQSRDYYVKDYQKQLDTLANSLANGKFTVTVPAGSVLPDGITLDGKTYTGSDRTLKDPLTVTVNGVNELHRMGYPLSNPPTAGVDFFVSSDGGPITAANLKLNPVIAASPDAIATSMRTDGTPEQVVPGNNTLALLMANLKDTKISFSNPDGTTPLIASGTIDDFYRSLIGQLGVQSQDAQRQVDNQDSLLAQIDERRQSVSGVSLDEEMSDLIKYQHAYNAAARVMTTFDDMLDKIIAMVR; translated from the coding sequence ATGAGATCTACCTTCCATTCGATCGAGACGGCCAAACGGGCGCTGTTCACCCAGCAAGCCGCCATCCAGACGACGGGACAGAATATCGCGAATGCGAATACGGTGGGTTATTCCCGTCAGACAGTCAACATGCAGGCGACTCGTCCGATCGAAGCGATCGGGATGACTCACAGCACGATCCCCGGCCAGCTCGGCACCGGCGTCGAATTCACCTCCATCACGCGGATTCGAGACAGCTTCCTCGACAACCAGTACCGGAACCAAAGCCAAGACCAGGGCAAATGGTCCGTGCAGGCGGATACGCTGGACAAGCTCGAGGCGATCTTCAACGAACCGAACGATACCGGCATCCGGACGCTTTTCGATAACTACTGGAAAGGCTGGTCCGACCTCGCGAAGGACCCGGAGAACGTCACCGCGCGCAAGGTCCTGCGGGAAAACGCGATCGCGCTGACGGATTCGATCAACCTGGCCAGCAAGCAGCTGTCCGACATGAACCGCGATTTGACCGACAACATCGGCGTGAAGGCCAGCCAAATCAACACGTTGGTGGGCAACATCGCCAATTTAAACTATGAAATTTCGAAGATTGCCGCTTACGGCGACAACCCCAACGATTTGATGGACCAGCGGGATGTGTTGACCGATCAGTTGTCCAAAATCGTGAATATCACCGTGACCAACACGGCGCAGGGATATAACATCAATATGGGCGGTACCGCGCTCGTAACGGGAGACCAGGCAATAACGGTGGACGCAGCCGGCCTGGAAGGCGCATTCGGTACGGACCTGACGAGCGGCGAGCTCTACGGCATGCTTCAGTCCCGCGACTATTACGTGAAGGACTATCAGAAGCAGCTCGATACGCTGGCCAACAGTTTGGCGAACGGCAAATTCACCGTCACGGTTCCGGCGGGCAGCGTCCTTCCGGACGGCATCACGCTCGACGGTAAGACTTATACGGGCTCCGACCGTACGTTGAAGGATCCGCTAACCGTGACCGTTAACGGCGTGAACGAGCTCCATCGCATGGGGTATCCGCTGTCGAATCCGCCGACGGCGGGCGTGGACTTTTTCGTTTCGAGCGACGGCGGGCCGATCACGGCGGCGAATTTGAAGCTCAACCCGGTCATCGCGGCCTCCCCGGACGCCATCGCGACTTCGATGAGGACGGACGGCACGCCGGAACAAGTCGTTCCCGGCAACAATACGCTGGCGCTGCTGATGGCCAACCTGAAGGACACGAAGATCAGCTTCTCCAATCCGGACGGCACGACGCCTCTGATCGCCAGCGGCACGATCGATGACTTTTACCGTTCCTTGATCGGACAGCTCGGCGTGCAATCCCAGGATGCCCAGCGCCAAGTCGACAACCAGGATTCCCTGCTCGCCCAGATCGACGAACGCCGTCAATCCGTCAGCGGGGTATCGTTGGACGAAGAGATGTCCGACTTGATTAAGTACCAGCACGCTTATAATGCCGCTGCCCGAGTGATGACGACCTTCGACGACATGCTGGATAAAATCATCGCCATGGTTCGTTAA
- a CDS encoding flagellar protein FlgN, with protein MSIHELLNALNGLTDIHEEMLQLAREKQKLVVENRVDRLMTLTAKESKAIAAMEQLNLSIHRYTRECWAELGIAPKPGSTLADLLQAVTKAESKRLLAEAADRLMTSIQQLKEQNERNQLLVRQSLEYIAFQIDLITAPPDDMTYSPTKSHAAAAPRRSFDTRA; from the coding sequence GTGAGCATTCATGAGCTGCTGAACGCGCTGAACGGACTGACCGACATCCATGAAGAAATGCTGCAGCTTGCCCGGGAGAAGCAGAAGCTCGTGGTCGAGAACCGGGTCGACCGGCTGATGACGCTGACGGCCAAAGAATCGAAGGCCATTGCCGCGATGGAGCAGTTGAACCTGTCTATCCATCGATACACGCGGGAGTGCTGGGCGGAACTGGGGATTGCCCCCAAGCCCGGCTCTACCTTGGCCGATTTGCTTCAGGCCGTCACGAAGGCGGAGTCGAAACGACTGCTCGCGGAAGCGGCCGATCGTCTGATGACCTCGATCCAGCAATTAAAAGAACAGAACGAACGCAATCAACTGCTCGTTCGCCAGTCGCTGGAATACATTGCTTTTCAAATCGACCTGATTACCGCTCCGCCGGACGATATGACATATTCGCCAACCAAGTCGCATGCCGCCGCGGCTCCGCGCAGGTCTTTCGATACCCGAGCTTAA
- the flgL gene encoding flagellar hook-associated protein FlgL has protein sequence MTARVTQSMMHGQMIRNLNRNYQQMSVLQDQLSTGRKINKPSDDPVGITYALRYRSELSMNDQYQRNITEATSAVDHVDTVLDQINDLYSRVKELTVRGVSDSSPAEARNAIGQELDGIYKQLVTLGNDQVSGKYIFNGQKTTTAPYEMATAGTKDTDTADVVLPLAPGVDIATNISGNEVFGSSTDSDNMFKLVKQIRDAMNANDPVTAGQAMNQLDSRLNKFLGVRSEIGARANRIELLDNRNQALTDTLNGLSGKTEDADIAQTIMDLKTKENVYQAALSTGARIIQPSLVDFLK, from the coding sequence ATGACGGCTCGAGTCACCCAGAGCATGATGCACGGCCAAATGATCCGGAACCTGAACCGCAACTACCAGCAGATGAGCGTTCTGCAGGATCAGTTGTCCACGGGACGCAAGATCAATAAACCTTCGGATGATCCGGTCGGCATCACGTACGCATTGCGTTACCGCAGCGAATTGTCGATGAACGACCAATACCAGCGCAACATTACGGAAGCGACCTCCGCGGTTGACCACGTGGATACCGTGCTGGACCAAATCAACGACCTCTATTCCCGGGTGAAGGAATTGACCGTACGCGGAGTCAGCGACTCGAGCCCTGCGGAAGCGAGGAACGCGATCGGACAAGAGCTGGACGGCATCTACAAGCAGCTTGTCACGCTCGGCAACGACCAAGTGAGCGGGAAATACATTTTCAACGGGCAAAAAACCACGACGGCGCCTTATGAAATGGCGACTGCGGGGACGAAAGACACCGACACGGCCGATGTCGTTCTCCCTCTTGCGCCGGGTGTCGACATCGCCACGAATATTTCGGGCAACGAAGTTTTCGGAAGCTCCACGGATTCCGACAATATGTTCAAGCTGGTGAAGCAGATCCGCGATGCCATGAATGCCAACGATCCGGTGACGGCCGGCCAGGCGATGAACCAGTTGGATTCTCGCTTGAATAAGTTCCTTGGCGTCCGGTCGGAGATCGGCGCGCGTGCGAATCGCATCGAGTTGTTGGACAACCGGAATCAGGCACTAACCGATACGCTCAACGGCTTAAGCGGTAAAACCGAGGATGCGGATATCGCCCAGACGATCATGGACCTGAAGACCAAGGAGAATGTCTATCAGGCGGCTCTTTCCACGGGAGCCAGGATCATTCAGCCAAGTCTGGTCGACTTTTTGAAATAA